The Impatiens glandulifera chromosome 3, dImpGla2.1, whole genome shotgun sequence genome contains a region encoding:
- the LOC124932810 gene encoding IAA-amino acid hydrolase ILR1-like 6 has protein sequence MISSILLSITVSMIIILASSIAEAKSSSDIDLSYMDQRDDRSCTIGNIRNQTASGRLLRAEIPILPPSLLECKKWSKACANEIMRIANAPENVLWMKQIRRRIHENPELAFEEFETSRLVRQELDRMGISYRFPLATTGIRASIGTGGPPFVALRADMDALPIQEAVEWEHKSKVAGKMHACGHDAHTTMLLGAAKILKARERYLKGTVVLLFQPAEEKGNGAKRMIDDGALENVEAIFALHVSHERKTGMIGSRPGTILAGCGFFRAVISGKDERSEYPNRSIDAVLAGSAAVISLQGIVSRETNPLDSQVVSVTMFNGGNNDLNNIPDTVIIGGTFRAFSNIYELRRRIEEVIVEQANVMRCKASVEFFEKEYTIYPPMVNSERMYEQMRKAAAELIGEEKFVVVPPILGAEDFSFYSEVVEAGFFYVGVRNETLGSVHSGHSPHFMIDENALPIGAAAHATLAERYFHQE, from the exons ATGATCTCATCGATTCTTCTATCTATCACCGTCTCAATGATCATCATTCTCGCTTCATCAATTGCAGAAGCGAAATCTTCATCTGACATCGATTTGTCCTACATGGATCAACGAGATGATAGATCATGTACAATCGGTAATATCCGGAATCAAACCGCATCCGGAAGACTATTGAGAGCTGAAATTCCTATACTCCCGCCTTCCTTGCTCGAATGTAAGAAATGGAGCAAGGCGTGCGCCAATGAGATCATGAGGATCGCCAACGCTCCGGAGAACGTTCTATGGATGAAACAAATTCGAAGACGTATCCACGAGAATCCGGAGTTAGCGTTTGAGGAATTCGAGACTAGTCGATTAGTTCGTCAAGAACTGGACCGGATGGGGATCAGTTACCGTTTTCCTCTTGCTACTACTGGTATACGAGCATCTATAGGCACCGGAGGACCTCCTTTTGTCGCACTCAGAGCCGACATGGATGCCCTCCCTATACAG GAAGCGGTTGAATGGGAGCATAAGAGTAAAGTCGCTGGCAAAATGCACGCCTGTGGTCACGACGCACACACTACGATGCTCCTCGGTGCGGCGAAGATCCTCAAAGCTCGTGAACGTTATCTAAAG GGCACAGTAGTATTATTGTTTCAGCCAGCTGAAGAAAAAGGTAACGGTGCCAAGAGAATGATCGATGATGGGGCATTAGAGAATGTGGAGGCGATATTTGCTCTTCATGTATCCCATGAGCGAAAAACGGGTATGATTGGGTCTAGACCGGGCACAATATTGGCTGGTTGTGGGTTCTTCAGGGCTGTAATTTCTGGGAAAGATGAACGTTCAGAGTATCCTAACCGCTCTATTGATGCTGTTCTAGCTGGTTCGGCTGCTGTAATTAGCTTACAGGGCATCGTGTCTCGTGAAACCAATCCACTTGATTCTCAG GTGGTATCAGTGACTATGTTCAATGGAGGCAACAACGATCTGAACAACATCCCAGATACAGTCATAATTGGAGGCACTTTCAGGGCATTCTCAAACATATACGAACTTCGTAGGAGAATCGAGGAG GTAATCGTGGAACAAGCAAACGTGATGAGATGCAAGGCAAGCGTGGAGTTCTTCGAGAAAGAGTACACAATATACCCACCAATGGTGAACAGCGAGCGTATGTACGAACAAATGAGAAAAGCGGCGGCAGAACTGATTGGAGAGGAGAAGTTTGTGGTGGTTCCGCCTATATTAGGGGCGGAGGATTTCTCGTTTTACTCGGAAGTAGTGGAGGCGGGATTCTTCTATGTTGGTGTAAGGAACGAAACATTGGGGTCTGTACATAGCGGGCATTCGCCACATTTCATGATCGATGAAAATGCTTTACCTATTGGGGCTGCTGCTCACGCGACCCTTGCTGAAAGATACTTTCATCAAGAATAA